A single region of the Leptolyngbya subtilissima AS-A7 genome encodes:
- a CDS encoding sensor histidine kinase codes for MSVARDEVLTRYIENVQTRVTALYEETRQLPSDESQQLTTALLEELGLAVEELHIAEEELLAQNEQLAAANYIAEAERQRYQDLFNFAPDGYLVTDMNGVVQEANHAAVALLNLEQPYLIGKPLVSHVPPAERVSFRTLLNQIVTSHRIEGWELTIQRRKAATITVSTTVEIVKDIEGNGVGLRWQMRDISDRKKAEATLRQLQVENLELLEADRLRAQLLATVSHELKTPMNAILGFSQVLMAQFDPQRDSKTVRMVQRIFHNGQHLLGMIEDMLNFLRLRADQVELKLERFDLTDLIVTTIDELGTLADQKALTLEANLPDRPVVVVNDRNRLRQILTNLISNAIKFTDAGRIVVSLDALPADRLLLQVKDTGCGISRDDQPHIFQEFWQVHDARSAAKGTGLGLAIVYALVQVMQGTITVNSELDRGSEFTIELPQSVSPSQEPPAICR; via the coding sequence GTGAGTGTGGCAAGGGACGAGGTGTTGACTCGCTATATTGAGAACGTTCAGACTCGGGTGACGGCGCTCTATGAAGAGACCCGACAACTTCCCTCAGACGAATCTCAGCAATTGACCACAGCTCTATTAGAAGAACTGGGCCTAGCGGTAGAAGAACTCCACATTGCCGAAGAAGAGCTGTTGGCCCAAAACGAACAGCTCGCTGCCGCTAACTACATTGCTGAGGCCGAGCGCCAGCGCTACCAAGATCTGTTTAATTTTGCCCCCGATGGCTACCTCGTAACCGATATGAATGGGGTGGTGCAGGAGGCAAATCATGCTGCCGTTGCGCTGTTGAACCTGGAGCAGCCCTACCTGATTGGCAAACCCCTAGTCTCCCATGTGCCCCCAGCTGAACGGGTGTCCTTTCGCACGCTGCTCAACCAAATTGTGACATCGCATCGCATCGAGGGCTGGGAGCTGACGATACAGAGGCGGAAAGCCGCCACCATCACCGTCTCGACAACGGTTGAGATCGTCAAAGATATCGAAGGCAATGGGGTTGGGCTGCGATGGCAAATGCGAGATATTAGCGATCGCAAAAAAGCCGAAGCCACCCTGCGCCAGCTGCAAGTTGAAAATTTAGAACTGTTAGAGGCCGATCGCCTGAGAGCGCAGCTGCTAGCCACCGTTTCCCACGAGCTCAAAACGCCGATGAACGCCATTTTGGGGTTTTCTCAGGTGTTGATGGCGCAGTTTGACCCCCAGCGCGATTCTAAGACCGTCAGGATGGTGCAGCGCATCTTTCACAACGGGCAGCACCTGCTCGGCATGATTGAAGACATGCTCAATTTTTTGCGGCTGCGGGCAGACCAAGTCGAGCTGAAGCTTGAACGCTTTGACCTGACCGACCTGATCGTGACCACCATAGACGAACTGGGCACGTTGGCCGACCAAAAGGCCCTGACTCTAGAGGCAAACCTGCCCGATCGCCCCGTGGTGGTGGTCAACGATCGCAACCGGCTGCGGCAAATTTTGACCAACCTGATCTCCAACGCCATCAAGTTTACCGATGCCGGGCGGATTGTGGTGAGCCTAGACGCGCTGCCCGCTGACCGACTGCTGCTACAGGTCAAAGACACGGGCTGCGGCATTAGCCGAGACGATCAGCCCCATATTTTTCAAGAGTTTTGGCAGGTGCATGACGCTCGCAGCGCCGCCAAAGGCACCGGCCTGGGGCTGGCCATTGTCTATGCGCTGGTGCAGGTCATGCAGGGCACGATTACCGTCAACAGTGAGCTAGACCGGGGCAGTGAGTTCACCATTGAACTACCGCAGAGCGTGAGCCCCAGCCAAGAGCCCCCCGCCATCTGCCGCTGA
- the wrbA gene encoding NAD(P)H:quinone oxidoreductase yields the protein MKVLVVYYSMYGHTLKLAQAVAEGAGQVAGVEVVLRRVQEFDAVNQIIDQNEAARAVREQQQQIPVCTVDDLKQADGVVFGSPTRYGNMTAQMKQLFDSTASLWLNGDMEGKPAGVFTATASTHGGQETTLLTMMVPLLHLGMLVVGVPYSTAGMIHTEARGGTPYGASTITGGQGELQPQPEDLAIARTLGQRVAEVTTKVRG from the coding sequence ATGAAAGTTTTGGTCGTCTACTATTCTATGTATGGCCACACCCTGAAGCTGGCCCAGGCGGTAGCCGAGGGCGCGGGGCAGGTGGCTGGGGTAGAGGTGGTGTTGCGCCGGGTGCAGGAGTTCGACGCCGTCAACCAAATCATTGACCAAAACGAGGCCGCCCGCGCCGTGCGAGAGCAGCAGCAGCAGATCCCGGTCTGCACCGTAGACGACCTCAAACAGGCTGACGGCGTGGTGTTTGGCTCGCCCACCCGCTACGGCAACATGACTGCCCAAATGAAGCAGCTGTTTGACTCGACCGCCAGCCTCTGGCTCAACGGCGACATGGAAGGCAAACCCGCCGGGGTCTTCACCGCCACCGCCTCGACCCACGGCGGCCAAGAAACCACTCTGCTCACCATGATGGTGCCCCTGCTGCACCTCGGCATGCTCGTCGTGGGGGTGCCCTATTCGACCGCCGGCATGATTCACACCGAGGCCCGAGGCGGCACCCCCTATGGGGCCAGCACCATCACCGGTGGCCAGGGCGAGCTACAGCCCCAGCCAGAAGATTTGGCGATCGCCCGCACCCTGGGGCAGCGCGTAGCCGAAGTCACCACAAAAGTGCGCGGCTAG
- a CDS encoding chemotaxis protein CheB, protein MTNCRVVVIGASAGGVEALMQLVEQLPPQLNAAVFVAVHFPAGSVSFLPDILSRAKTLPAVHPHSGETIQPGRIYVAPPDYHLLVHRGTIELNRGPRENGHRPAIDVLFRSAAQAHGPYTVGVVLTGMLDDGTNGLQVIKAEGGVALVQDPDEAMFRSMPENAIAHVAVDRVLPISALASHIVDLVADATQESPITQESPITQESPITQESPMTNNPPVPEEKIVAAEKAAAEEGQRPNAASPFTCPDCGGVLWEVRDAYNLLRFRCHIGHAYSLDSLMSLHGENLERALWTAVRAIEERAALSRRLMAYAYQQNRTQSAEQFSKRAREAEENARLVRQLILNQKEIHLQGDTVPERL, encoded by the coding sequence ATGACCAATTGTCGTGTCGTTGTCATTGGTGCTTCAGCCGGTGGAGTTGAAGCGTTAATGCAGCTCGTTGAACAACTACCCCCTCAGCTCAACGCCGCGGTTTTTGTGGCAGTCCATTTTCCGGCTGGTAGCGTGAGCTTTTTGCCCGATATTCTCAGCCGGGCCAAAACCCTGCCCGCCGTCCATCCCCACAGCGGCGAAACCATTCAGCCAGGGCGCATCTATGTGGCCCCGCCCGACTATCACCTGCTGGTTCATCGCGGCACCATAGAGCTGAACCGAGGCCCCAGAGAAAACGGCCATCGCCCCGCCATCGACGTGCTGTTTCGCTCGGCGGCCCAGGCCCACGGCCCCTACACCGTGGGGGTGGTGCTCACGGGCATGCTAGACGATGGCACCAATGGTCTACAGGTGATCAAGGCCGAGGGCGGGGTCGCCCTCGTGCAAGACCCTGACGAGGCGATGTTTAGAAGCATGCCTGAAAATGCGATCGCCCATGTCGCCGTCGATCGAGTGCTGCCAATTTCCGCTCTAGCTAGCCACATTGTGGATTTAGTGGCAGACGCCACTCAGGAATCTCCTATTACTCAGGAATCTCCTATTACTCAGGAATCTCCTATTACTCAGGAATCTCCTATGACCAATAATCCACCCGTACCCGAAGAGAAAATTGTTGCCGCAGAGAAAGCCGCCGCCGAAGAGGGCCAGCGACCCAATGCCGCCTCCCCATTCACCTGCCCCGACTGTGGTGGCGTGCTGTGGGAAGTGCGAGACGCCTACAATCTGCTGCGATTTCGCTGCCATATCGGTCACGCCTACTCCCTCGACAGTTTGATGTCGCTCCACGGTGAGAATCTAGAGCGCGCCCTGTGGACGGCGGTGCGGGCGATCGAAGAGCGAGCCGCCCTGTCTCGCCGACTAATGGCCTACGCCTATCAGCAAAATCGAACCCAATCAGCCGAACAGTTTTCGAAACG
- the hpsE gene encoding hormogonium polysaccharide biosynthesis glycosyltransferase HpsE, with translation MAESFLAVAESFSAGVGSSPAKRPIALDPQRRAMANRPLPSYTQRLLRRLRLKLANAAPGKEVLDLSVVICTYNGEHRLPKVLDCLLAQLGTEHLAWEVIVVDNNSTDGTTQVFETYQQQWPQDIPLRYAFEPRQGAGYARQSAITLARSPLIGFLDDDNHPALGWVVAAHRFGQAHPQAGAFGSRIRGDFEVTPPPNFGRIGSLLALTERGSAPLLYESKQKVLPPAAGLVVRRQAWLGSVPDQLSLADAIGFRAAGEDLEVVLHMQRHGWEIWYNPAMRMQHEIPASRFERDYLLQMFRGIGLSRHRTRMLSVPLWQRPLAAHAYLINDIRKIVRHLVKYQGEVVSDTVTACEMRLYLYSLISPFYITQRLWRQQWMRWSSKF, from the coding sequence ATGGCTGAGTCTTTTTTGGCGGTAGCTGAATCGTTCTCTGCTGGGGTAGGCTCTTCACCCGCTAAAAGACCGATCGCCCTAGACCCGCAGCGGCGGGCGATGGCCAACCGACCGCTGCCTAGCTATACCCAACGCCTGCTGCGGCGCCTGCGGCTGAAGCTGGCCAACGCTGCCCCCGGCAAAGAAGTTCTCGACCTATCGGTGGTGATTTGCACCTATAACGGTGAGCACCGCCTGCCCAAGGTGCTTGACTGTCTGCTCGCCCAGCTGGGCACCGAGCACCTGGCCTGGGAGGTGATTGTGGTTGACAACAACAGCACCGACGGCACCACCCAGGTGTTCGAAACCTATCAGCAGCAGTGGCCCCAAGACATTCCCCTGCGCTATGCCTTTGAGCCCCGCCAGGGAGCTGGCTATGCTCGCCAATCTGCCATTACCTTAGCCCGCAGCCCCCTAATCGGATTTCTAGACGACGACAACCACCCCGCCCTGGGCTGGGTAGTGGCGGCCCACCGATTTGGTCAGGCCCACCCCCAGGCGGGGGCCTTTGGCAGCCGCATTCGGGGAGATTTTGAAGTGACCCCACCGCCAAACTTTGGCCGCATTGGGTCTCTGTTGGCGTTGACCGAGCGCGGCTCTGCCCCCCTGCTCTACGAGTCTAAACAGAAGGTGCTGCCGCCAGCGGCGGGGTTGGTGGTGCGGCGGCAGGCCTGGCTAGGCAGCGTGCCCGATCAGCTATCGCTGGCCGATGCCATTGGCTTTCGGGCGGCGGGGGAAGATCTGGAGGTGGTGCTCCACATGCAGCGCCACGGCTGGGAGATCTGGTATAACCCGGCCATGCGCATGCAGCACGAGATTCCGGCCAGTCGGTTTGAGCGCGACTATCTGCTGCAAATGTTTCGGGGTATTGGCCTTAGCCGCCATCGCACGCGCATGCTCAGCGTGCCTCTGTGGCAGCGTCCGCTGGCGGCCCATGCCTACCTGATCAACGATATTCGCAAGATTGTGCGCCACTTGGTCAAATACCAGGGCGAGGTGGTCAGCGATACGGTGACCGCCTGCGAAATGCGACTCTATCTCTACAGTCTGATCAGCCCGTTTTACATTACCCAGCGGCTGTGGCGGCAGCAGTGGATGCGGTGGAGTTCTAAATTTTGA
- a CDS encoding DUF561 domain-containing protein — protein MRSDLQRALDTRSALKIISGLTNFDPERVVAVVKAADQGGATFVDIAADAELVRLAKAATTLPICVSAVEAEAFLAPVAAGADLIEIGNFDAFYAQGRRFEAPEVLELTRRTRALLPQITLSVTVPHILALDEQVSLAEALVDAGADIIQTEGGTSSQPTHSGTLGLIEKAAPTLAAAHAIARAVSVPVLCASGLSDVTAPMAIAAGAAGVGVGSAVNRLDNSLAMVAVVRQLAESLQRVRVSAAVQ, from the coding sequence ATGCGCTCTGACTTACAACGCGCCCTCGATACCCGCAGCGCCCTTAAAATTATTAGCGGTCTCACCAACTTTGACCCCGAGCGGGTGGTGGCCGTGGTGAAGGCCGCCGACCAGGGCGGTGCCACCTTTGTGGATATCGCCGCCGATGCCGAGTTGGTTCGTTTGGCCAAGGCCGCCACGACTCTGCCCATCTGCGTTTCTGCCGTCGAGGCCGAGGCGTTTCTCGCCCCCGTGGCCGCTGGGGCCGACCTGATCGAAATTGGCAACTTCGACGCTTTCTACGCCCAGGGTCGGCGGTTTGAAGCGCCCGAGGTGCTAGAACTGACCCGCCGCACCCGCGCCCTGCTGCCCCAGATTACGCTGTCGGTTACGGTGCCCCACATTTTGGCGCTGGATGAGCAGGTGAGCTTGGCCGAAGCCTTGGTGGATGCTGGGGCCGATATTATTCAGACCGAGGGGGGTACCTCTAGCCAGCCGACTCACTCCGGCACCCTGGGGTTAATTGAGAAGGCGGCGCCGACGCTGGCTGCCGCCCACGCGATCGCTCGGGCTGTGTCGGTGCCGGTGCTCTGCGCGTCGGGGCTGTCGGATGTGACCGCACCGATGGCGATCGCCGCTGGAGCCGCTGGCGTTGGCGTGGGTTCTGCCGTCAACCGGCTCGACAACTCTCTGGCTATGGTCGCCGTGGTGCGCCAGCTAGCCGAGAGCCTGCAACGGGTGCGAGTCTCGGCAGCGGTGCAGTAG